From the genome of Gorilla gorilla gorilla isolate KB3781 chromosome 4, NHGRI_mGorGor1-v2.1_pri, whole genome shotgun sequence:
CATCTTttggggctgggtatggtggctcacaccagtaatcccagcactttgggaggctgaggcaggaggattgcttgaggccaggaatttgagcccagcctgggcaacaaggtaagaccctgtctctacaaaaaataaattagccgggtatggtggcatgtgcctgtagtcctagctattcaagagatagaggcaggaggactgcttgaggccaggaggtgctgcagtgaactgtgattgtgccattgcactctagcctgtgtgatggagtgagaccctgtctcaaaaaaagaaaatcggcTTTTGGAGGCAGTGTAGCAAACCACATTCTACCTAGAGAATAAGAGAGGACGATTCTATAAGCTGTATTATCAGTTATCTTtagctttattctttctttttgagatggagtttcactcttgttgccctggctggagtgcaatggcacgatctcggctcactgccacccggttcaagcgattcccctgtctcagcctcctgagtagctggggctacaggcatgcgccaccacacccggctaattctgtattttttttttttagtagagacagggtttctccactttggtcaggccagtctcaaaactcctgacttaaggtgatccacccgcctcagcctcccaaagtgctgggattacaggcgtgagccaccatgcgtggccagCTTTATTCTTATAATAAGTACCACCTAGGAAAACCATTATTCCCTATTTTAACAATATGATAATAATGCAAATGTTTAGTATAGATAGATAGTATTTGCTTCTAAAGGGAGATaactttgtttcttgttttgtcaATTTGGCAtcttactgtttcttttttttttaatgaaaaatgtttaaaaattatgtggtcttgctatgttgcccaggctgctcttgagctcctgggcacaagcagtcctcctgcctcagcctcccacagtgctgggattatcggcataagccactgcaccaagccccATGTTACTGTTTAACACATTAACCTGAGAGGCACAGAATCTcataaaatgtttattgatttggtCTTGGCTTATTGTGTAAACCATTTAATAGCCAAAAGTCAGAATTTAAACATCTAAAATACACTGAAAATGTGTTCTTTTCCAATAACATGGATGTTCACAACAGTTGGTGTTACGTTAGAGCTAATAATTATACTTTAGCACGTTAACCTCAGAATTCTAAGGCTGAGAGTCAAACACTGCTAATTCATAGAAGGCAATAGCTTGTAATAATGAATCATAAAGCTCTTCTACTCTTTGTAGTTCAGTAGATAAAAACATCTGTCTGTAGTGGACTATTTTATCTGATGGGAAGAACACCCGAGGATCCGCCTTCAGTATAGAATCGGAGAGAAACTGCTTCACTAGCTCTTTTCCACTAGTCCGGGAGTCACCAATCATCAGTTCAAAATGCTTCCCCACTGCATTTCGATTCATGCTCAGCACCTGATGCTGCCCATCCTGGgcaaaagttttatttaataagGCATACAGCATGGCTTCCATGATATGAAAATGTAACAGTATTGGAAACAGAGATGAGTTCTGAATGGAAAGTCCTGTTTTTTCCAGAACATAGAAATCTGCTTTAGGCATCTTTGAAATGATCgaggaaatcttttaaaaaaaagacaaaataaaggaGCAGAAATAATTCATTACATTTTATGTTTGGTCCCCTCTCTGTCccacttctatttaaaaatattataattagttAATTTATACTATATTGACAATTTTGAAATAACTGAAAAAGCCATTTTATGAGCAGTCTGGTTCTGGTCATGGTTATGTCACAACAACAGCTAAGCTAAGCTGTTTAGTCCTCCTAAGTACCAGTTTCTTGATCTGTACAGTGGACttcataatttctaaaatatgtattgGCTTTAAGATTAGACAACTTAAAACTGTTTTACTAAACCTTCAAACATTTTCTGGGATAGAGCATACGGTTAGAATAACTAGCAAGAATCAATCACCTCTGCAACTGACTAATCACATCAGATGCTTGACTGAACCACAGATTTCATATGTATAATCAAGGTGGTAATTCCTGACCATTAAGGTGATAATTCCTGACCATTTCGCAAGGTTTTGAAAACTCAAATGAGACAATGTGAtggcattttgaaaaataagctttataaataaaagagtgaTAATGTTCTATAACATTTAGAATGAAATACCATTGATTTTCTCAGTATCTGCCTTTGATGCATAAGGCATTTCTTGAACTAACTAaaggttgaatttttaaaaatcaaaggtgATGGAAAACATAATAGGAATAAGTGAGTAACAAGTACCAGaagaaaacccatctttactattTTATTACATTCCTTTTAGGACCAGAAGATTGAACTACACAAGGAGCTCTAGCAGGTAGGAATCTGGAGGTGCAACTGCCTTACCTCTTCTAAATAGACTGATGATGAGTATATTCCCCTCATTAAACTCCAACGGTCACTTTGCTGCCAGTCCAGCACTGTCAATTTACGATCAAGGTGAGCCCAGGCAATTCTTCGAGTACCAAAAACGATAGATATGATACTATTAACTGCCTAAAAGAAAAGACTGATTTAATTAGAAGTATaaacattttagttttttctttttttgagacggagtcttgctctgtcgcccaggctggagtgcagtggcgcgatctcaactcactgcaagctccaccttctgggttcatgccattctcctgcttcagcctcccgagtagctgggactacaggggcccgccaccacgcccggctaattttttaatatatttttttagtagagatggggttttactgtgttagccaggatagtctcgatctcctgatctcatgatccacctgccttgacctcccaaagagctaggattacaggcatgagccactgcgcctggccagaagtgTAAATATTTTAGATGCAAACATAATCTACAAATTCAGAATGCCTAACTAGTTTATGTGATATAAACTTATTTATAGTTTATGAACTgagaattattaaagaaatgcaggagtaattattattttgtttgagatggagtctcgttctgtcacccaggctggagtgcagtggcgctatcagctcactgcaacatccacctcccagattcaagcaatccttctgcctcagcttcttgagtagctgggattacaggtacctgccaccacacccagctaatttttgtatgtttagtagagacagggtttcaccatgttggccaggctggtcttgagctcctgacctcaagtgatccacccgcctctgcctcccaaagtgctgggattacaggtgtgagccaccaaggaGTAATTATTATTAAAAGGTAACCAGCAGCAGTCAGTTTATAGATAAAGGACCTATACTCATTCTCAGCACCTTGCCCAAAGTAGGCATTCAAACTCAAGTGTAGCCAAGGTCTGCACTAGATACTAGGAAACAACAAATGTAACTGTACATTATAAGAAATGCCACCATAAAACTATTGTAGAGAGAAGTGGTCAGGGAAGGTTTACTGGAGGACTAGCAGAATGAGACAGTAAATGGGAAGTTATTTCACCCAGATGTCTGGAAAGATAGGCTGTTTGACATCTCACACTCTGGCAGTAGAATAAAGACTGAGTAGGAAAAGGGCAGAGGACAAGGCAGATGTCTATAAAGGTAAGTAACTTGCTTTATCCTGAGTGCTACAGGGGCCactaaaaaaacagaattttaaggaaTAACATAAGATTTACATTTCAGAAAAATCACTGATGGTGTAAAAGATGGGCTGGAGGGAACTAAAGGTAGGGATCTGTGTTAGGTACCTGTTACAACATGAGAAAGTGTTAAGAATTTAAGACAAcgacagaaggaaaagaaacagatagTGGGAGCAGAATTAATACATAGGTTTAACGAGGAGTCTAgaataattccagttttatatcAGTGACTGAATGGCATCATTAATGATGACGAAGATAGGAGTCACATGACCTAGGGAAGGTGGgaagaaacttttttgttttggtttggtttgtttttaatgcaTTAAGTTTGGGTTGCCTATAGGGCTTCTAAGAGGAGATATATAATAAGTAATTGAATATTTAGATTTTGCTTCCTATCAAGTCTGGGCTGACGATGAAGTACAATGCTATCACCTTTCCCCAACATGGCTCACTTAGTTATATTAACAAACTAATATGTTCTATAGATACAGAGGCAAATAAACAGGAACAATTAGTTTTATACCCATCTCCCTTTCATTGTTAAGGACTGGATAAATATCTTAAAGACAAAATAGTATAGATGCCCAAAATACAGACttccttttggttttctttagCTCAGTGACTCTCAAGCTTTACTGTGCACAAGCATTACTGAACCAGACTACACACAATACTTCGTGGGCAATCGATTTTTTCTTAAAGGATTTTACTGCATGACATATCTCCATAAAAACTGACTTAAAATCCAGCCCCCTAAATAAGATGCAACTCCACTCTAATCTGGGTATAAATAGTTTTGGCCACGAATTTGGATGAGAATCCTCCCTGAAGAATTTGGTTGAAATATGTTCCAGATCAACTGCAGCAGTTCTACTTGGAGTCCATGAGTGGACTTAACAGAATCTGCCAGTCCTCTGAAACTGTGTAGTATTCTGTGTATATGTGCTATATCTTTTTCTATGGGAAGAGGGTCCACAGCTTTCATCAGGTTTTCAAAAGTACccatattcctcaaaaaactgggacCCACTGGTCCAGAAAAAAAATGGTGCTTATGATTTTTATGAGATAATGATTATCAAGCAATGTTACACAGGACATGAGTTCCTCTAAAGTTTAATACTTGAGTgctgtggccgggcgcagtgtctcacacctgtaatctcagcactttgggagcccgaggcaggtggatcacgaggtcaacagatcaagaccatcctggccaacatggtaaaacctcatctctactaaaaatacaaaaattagctgggcgtggtggcgtgtgcctgtggttccagctactcaggaggctgaggcaggagaatcgcttgaacctgggaggtggaggttgttgtgagatcatgccactgtactccggcctggcgacagcacaagactctgtctcaaaaaaaaaaaaaaaaaattgactgctGTGTCAAATAtttctagtatttatttatttattttattttttattttttttcgagacagagtcttgctctgtagccaggctggagtgcagtggcgtgatctcagctcactgcaacttctgcctcccaggttcaagagattctcctgcctcagcctcccgagtagctgggactacaggcccacgccaccatgctcagctaaattttgtatttttagtagagatgggctttcaccacattggccaggattgtctggatctcttgaccttgtgatccgcccactttggcctcccaaagtgctgggattacaggtgtgagccagccgcttttttttttttttttaaatcttatctaTAGACTTGCATGATTCAagataaaatgctttttaaaggagaaaaggtacagaaaataattttaaattctgcCGGAAAGACTGGTATAATGTTCTAAAGTCACTCACTGGCCATAACCTATCTTTGCTCCTTAATTTCTCATTAATCCTAACATCACTCTTAGACACAGCCTAGTATCTCCAACGACACTCCTCTTAAATAAGCCTTGCCTAGACCTGCTTCTCAACATCAACTGTTCTTTCTACCTACAATGCCCTCCTCTCCCATCCAAAGGATCTCTCTTTTAAGATCTAAATTGAGTTCTTCCAGTAAACTTTCCACAACAGTCACAGCCCATTGTTTTCTCTCCTCTCAACTGCCAATTTACTATCTGTACATCTCATTATTTGGTAGTGATCATATACTTCCCAACTAAACCTGAAGAACCCTGTCTTAGCCACTTCCCAACCCAATGCCCAGAAGAGTACTTTCTAGAGTAGGTTCTCAAATATTAGGCAGTATAGCAGACATGAAGAATATACCTTAAGTCTTTCTCTTTCTATGTCTGGTTTGAGGAGCTTTCTCAGGAACCGGTTTTCCGGTGACTTTCTTTTTTCCCGTCCAGTCTTTGGACAAAGTATGGAGTTACAAACTTGAACTGTACTTTTATACTTAAACAAGGGCACATTCATTAAACTCTCTAAATTCTGAAATGGCCCAAAGTTTTCTCTGTGCTCTACGATATTGATGGACCTTCTTCCACGAAGCAATCGGAAAGCTTCAAGTTCTTTAGTAGATGCTGTATTCAACACATGCAAGATGGAAGCCTGCTGTTCTGAAGAGAAGAGCTTGTCAAGTGCATTTTCGGGCTCCTTTGCATTTTCATCACAAAAAGTAACATTGGGAGTAATTTTCTTAGGTGTAGTGGATTTTTTCCGACAGCAGAAATTATGTAAGGCCCAGAACAGGGATGACCTCGACGGGGTCAGAAAGCATCTCCACCTCTCTAAAAGGAAAATTTAGCAAAATATAAGTTGGATGTCCTACTTCCTTTGGGGTTAGTTGCAAGCTTGACTAGATCCTTTGCAAAGTCACAAATACTTTCCTGGAATTTAAGAACTAGTAGAGGACAATATTAAATTGTCTTGgagaatcatctttttttttttttgagacggagtcttgctctgtcgcccaggctggagtgcgggggcgcgatctgggctcactgcaagctccacctcccgggttcacgccattctcctgcctcagcctccccagtagctgggactacaggcgccagccaccacgcccggctaattttttgtatttttagtagagacggggtttcacagtgttagccaggatggtctccatctcctgacctcgtgatccgcccacctcggcctcccaaagtgctgggattacaggcgtgagccactgtgcccggcctgagaaTCATCTTTAAAAGAGGATTAGTTTTTAAACTATATTATATAGAGTTTTAAATAGAGCTTTTGTTGTTTTCAAGACATCAAGTCGAAGAGATGTCTTCCGATATTTATGGATCAGTCCGAAGTTTTACTACctagaaaattgtattttatacCCATCAGGAAGCAAGTAGTTGAAATAATTATTCCAACTGCTTAAAGtttctgatatttttaatttagagGAATCTTTTTGTAACTAATATTTCCTGTTAAGGTTTgtcttaggccgggcgcggtgactcacgcttataatcccagcactttgggaggccgaggtgggcggatcacctgaggtcgggagttcgagaccagcctgaccaacatggagaaaccctgtctctactaatacaaaattagccgggcgtggtggcacatgcctgtaatcccagctactcgggaggctgaggcaggagaatcgcttgagcccggaaggcggaggttgcggtaagccgagatcgcaccattgcactccagtctcggcaacaagagcgaaactctgtctcaaaaaaaaaaaaaaaaaaagggttttgtCTTCACttccattttcacattttagtatCTCATCTGgtggaactaaataaaattaaattttatacgTTTATAAGAAATGTTTCAGCTAAGTGATAGATTTAAGGGCAGTTTTACTTTCTTCCGTACACTTTTCAAGACTTCTACATGACGTTTTTGCAAGTATGAGAAACACCATACAATGCATAACTTTGTAAAACCAGTGGGAAATCACTCTAACATCGCAGCCACAGGAAAGTAATGCGGCCAGAGGTAAGCAAGCGGCTGTGAGAATCTGAACCATCCGCCCACTCTGAGGAGCCACCCGTGGACCCTGAAGGCCGGGGAAGCACAAATGTTCCGAAAACTGCCCCGTCAGCTAGGCTGGGGCCCCAAGAGAGGGGCCTGAACAAGGGACATGAGGAAGGAAACACTCTAGGACATGAGGGACATGAGGAAGGAAACACTCCAGGTTCCTCCAGAATACCTCCAGCCGTATTCCATTAGCCTCTAGGGTCAGAGGCTAACGACAGACGGGAAATCACCCCAGTGTTCCAAGCACCCTACCTCCCGCCGTGAAGAGGACAGACCCGCTCATCTCCAAGTTGAATCAGTAGGTCCAGTCTTCCTCCATTGACTTCCGGTTCCTGCGTGCTGCGCCCAAAAGCGCTCGGCCTGCACTCGGCGGAAAGGTTGTTGTCCAAGCGGCGTTCCGGGGCAAGGCCCGAGGTGTGTCCCGCTGAGCAGTGGGTCGTCCGCGTCTGGGCTGCGGGCTTCCAGGCGGGCGCCTGCCGAGGCCCTGTCCCCGGATCCCGAGTCCCTGGCTGGCCCGCAGTCTTCTTCCACTGCACCGGGGAAACGTACTTGCCCCTACCGACTCCTGAGAGCCGCTGGGCCGAATCTCCACGAAGGCGATTCCGAGGCCAGTTTTAGTCTGTAGTGGGCAAAGTCCCTCCTTCGTGGAGACTCCCTGGGTTTCTCCTAGACACTTAGATTGAGGAGCTCCTGTTGGGGCCCAGCCTGTGGCGCCGGGAGCGGGATCAGGTAGGGGCAGCGTAGACAAGGTCCTCAAATAACCTTTTCACCAGGTAGACTGGAATAACGGGGAGAGATGCGAAGTGTTTGAGGAGCTCAGCGGGGAAACAGGGCAGGCAAGGGATTAGGTAAAGGCGAGGGAGGAGGAGATTGCGTTGGCGCTGGAGCGGTATTCCTCTTAGAAGGGATAAAGGGAGATGAATGTAGCGCCGAATTTAGTTGGTCCTTGAATAATGGGTGGAGCAGTTGAATACTCCACCAGATAGGAAGCCTGAAGTCCCCGAGGTTTATGATTTGCAGTCAGACTGGAGAGTGTTCCTAGAAAATTGGCCATATACTGTATAGCGAATGTGAGGCTGGATTGCAGGTGAAGAGCCTGGGAGCAATGAGAAGTCGCGAAGAGAGTGTATCTTCCCAGGTGAGAGGCAAGcgtaaggaattttttttttttttttttaacagtcttgctctgtcgcccaggttggagtgcagtggtgcgatctggactcactgcaaactccgcctcccgatttcaagtgattctcgtgcctcagcctcccgagtagctgagattacaggcgagcgccaccacgcccggctaatttttgtatttttagtagagacaggggtcaccatgttggccaggctggtctcgaactcctgacctcaggtgatccgcccgactcggcctcccaaagtgctgggattacaggcgtgggccactgcgcctggccaaccgTAAGGAATTGAACCTAGGAGATGTAAGGAGAgtggaaagaaaagaattatttctGGAAGATGGGGAGCCAGTTTTGTGAAAAACGGGGAAttcaggagggagggaaaggtgaTGAGTTTGTGTTTTTATGAGGCAGCAATGGGTTGATTGTTTGTGTCTGGAAGGCAGTGGGCATGTAGGGGAATCATAAGTATTAATAAAATGTGCTGGTCGGGAGCAGTGGCTCCCAaagtgtaattccagcactttgggaggccgagatgggcggatcgcttgagctcatgagttccagaccaccctgggcaacatggcgaaaccccgtctctacgaaaaaattagccgggtgtggtggagcacgcctgttatcccagctactcaggaggctgaggtgggagaatcacctgagcccgggaggtagaggttgcagtgagtggagatcgtgtcaccacactccagcctgggggacagagccagaccttgtctcaaaaaaagaaaaaaaaattgctcataGGAAGTCTAGGAACCTTGGCAGTTTCTGGGGAACTTAGGAATCTAACAAGAAATAACATCAACTTTTTTCTGCAAAATCCTCCAAATCAGGAGGAAATAATTTCCTCAACTGTAGGGCTTATTCAGTTTACTGAGATGTTATGATTGAATTGCATCCCTCAAAACAGatttgttgaagtcctaacccccagtaccttattatttccaaataaggtcattgTAGATGTAACTAATTAAAATGAGGAcaggaaggccgggcgcggtggctcacgcctgtaatcccagcgctttgggaggccgaggaggggggattacgaggtcaggagatcgagaccatcctggataacacggtgaaaccccgtctctactaaaaaatacaaaaaattagccgggcgtggtggcgggcgcctgtagtcccagctactcaggaggctgaggtaggagaatggcgtgaacccgggaggcagagcttgcagcgagctgagatggcaccactgcactccagcctgggcgacagagcgagactctgtctcaaaaaaataagtaagtaaataaataaaataaaatgaggacaCGCTGGACTGGGGCAGGGACTAATCCAACATGGCtgctgttcttatgagaagatGGCTCTgtgaatgccatgtgaagatggaagcGGAGATTGGAATGATGCTTTCTACAAACCCAGAAAGGCCAAGGGTTGCCAATAGTCACTAGAAactaggagagaggcatgggcCAGAGTCCCCTTAGAGCCCTTTGAAGGAAAAAGCCCGgataacaccttgattttgggctTCCAGCCTCCTGAACTGGAGAGAATAAATGaccagtttgtggtcatttgttacagcagccctaagaAACTAATACAAGAGGCCATAAGGATTCCTGGTGTTGCTTTCAGAGATGGTCTGGTTCGCTAGCAAGACACAGTTTATCACTTAGTAACTGCATCACCATAGTCAGTTTCTTATCCTCTCTGAACCTCaccttcctcatttgtaaaacggAGTTAAtggtacctacctcacaggactGCTTGGAGGATGCATGAGAAACTGGATGCAAAGAACCCAGCATAAGATAAGAGTTCAATCAATGTGGTTTTGCCCAGTAAAGCATCCCCCCTCTTCCTGAGAAATGATTATGAATGACCTATAGGGGAATCACCCTCCTTCCTGAAAGCATTTATTCAGAAATATGCTTTGACCAGAGccagaaatacaaaggaaagaGACAACTATTGCCTGATTTACTGTAAACCAGAATTGATGCCTCCAAAATGAAAGTCACCGTCTTCCCCCAAAAACTAGCTCCTTCTCACTTCCCTGTTTTTGTCACCCAGATGCAGGTGTCTCTGGCTCTTTCTACTCCTTCCATCATTATGTCTAGCCTGTTATCTAGtgtctgtgtttttaaaacttttgactGATCCAGGATACATGTGTGAAACaaaagtttcattaaaaaaaaaaaaaggccaggtgtggtggttcaa
Proteins encoded in this window:
- the TEFM gene encoding transcription elongation factor, mitochondrial gives rise to the protein MSGSVLFTAGERWRCFLTPSRSSLFWALHNFCCRKKSTTPKKITPNVTFCDENAKEPENALDKLFSSEQQASILHVLNTASTKELEAFRLLRGRRSINIVEHRENFGPFQNLESLMNVPLFKYKSTVQVCNSILCPKTGREKRKSPENRFLRKLLKPDIERERLKAVNSIISIVFGTRRIAWAHLDRKLTVLDWQQSDRWSLMRGIYSSSVYLEEISSIISKMPKADFYVLEKTGLSIQNSSLFPILLHFHIMEAMLYALLNKTFAQDGQHQVLSMNRNAVGKHFELMIGDSRTSGKELVKQFLSDSILKADPRVFFPSDKIVHYRQMFLSTELQRVEELYDSLLQAIAFYELAVFDSQP